In Solimonas sp. K1W22B-7, the DNA window TGGTCTCGATCGGCACGATGTTGGCGGCGATGCCTTCCAGCAGCGGCGTGTCGAGATAGGCCTTGTCATGCACGTAGCGCGGCGAGTAGGCACCGTGGCAGCTGGCGCAGGAGCCGTTGCCGCCCTCGGGCTCCGGCACCGGGTTGTGCAGGGTCTCCGCCCAGAGGTTCTTGCTGTGGAAGATCACCGCGCCCTGCTCGGCCATCTTCCGGTCGATGGTCCCGAGCTTGCTCTCCGGCCAGGGCGGCGACTTCAGCGACATGATCCAGGCGTCGCTGTCCTGCTGGTGGTCGATGATCCACTGCTTGTCTTCCGCCATGTTGAAGTGGAAGGGCGTGTTGGGGAAATGGAAGGACAGCTCGATGCGCTTGGCGTCCATCACCTGGCCGCCGTCGAAGAACTTGCCCGAGCGGCTGCCGACGTTCCACCACACCGGCGGATCTTCCGTACCGGTCGAAGGCTGCGTCTGGATCGACAGGTATCCCGGCAGCCCCGGCACGTCGGTGATCGTCAGCGTGCCGAACAGCTGGAAGTTGGTGATGTTGCCGGTGCCGCGCACCTTGTTCTGCGAGATCAGCGCCAGTGCGCTCTGCTGCGGTGCCAGCCGTGCCAGGTCGCTGAACATCACGGTGATGTCGGACAGGGAGTTGGTGCCGTACATGGCACCCAGGCCAGGCCCGTCGCTCTTGTCGCCGACGCCGCCGCCATGGCAGATGTTGCAGGTGACGTTGAGCTTGCCGGTCCAGCTGCCATCCTCGTTGCGCAGCTGCGTCATGCCCATCGGCAGCTGGCCACTGCCGCCGTTCGTTGCATTGGGGTCTTCACCGGGCAGCGGATAAGGATTGGACGTGGGCGACAGCGGCATGCCCCAGCGTTCCGCCACCAGTTCGTCGTAGTTGCCCGGCCGCGCGTCGAGCTTCCAGATGCGGTCCCACATCTGGTTGTACTTGTCCGCACCAAAGGCATAGAAGGCCGTGGGCGCGTTGCCGCCGAAGAAGTGGCCCGCGCCCACTTCACCGTCGCTGGCCACCAGCGGGTAGCCGCGGTCCGAGCGCGCGCGCAGTTCGCCGCAGGTACCTGGATGATTGTCGGCCTGGCAGGTCTGCCACCAGGCGTTCATGTGCACCGCCTTGCCTTCGCTCACCCCCGGCGTCACCAGCTCGCGCGGGTCCTGCGGCACCGGCGTGGAATCCGGTTTGCCGGCGCAGTAGTCGAACCAGTAGTGGCCGCCGCGGCGGCTGCCGAGCAGCGGCAGCTCGCTGACGACACCGCCGCCGATGGTGCCGAGCAGCGCGGCGCAGCCGGAGGCGTCCTCGAAGCATTTGAGCAGCACGTCCATCGCCCTGTAGGCATCGCTGCCCACCGGCCAGGGCGCGCCGCCGCTATGCGGCGTCTCCTGGCCCGACGACATCAGCAGGATGCGCGAGGTGGGGTTGTTGCGGCCCAGCCGCTCCCAGCTGGCGCGCAGGTTGGCCAGGTCCTGCGACCTGTCGGTGGGGTGCAGCATGAAATCCTGCCCATCTTCCACGTCGGCCACGCCGCCGTCGATGTGGCAGGTGCGGCAGAAGTCCAGGCGCGGCTGCACCTGGCCGGTGAAGAGCTGTTCCATGCTGCGCGGCGAGGCCCCGCCACCACCGCCACCGGTCACCGCATCGCTGCGGCCGCTGTAGTCGCCGCAGGCGGAGAGCAGCAGGGCCAGCAGCAGGATTCCGCCTTGGCGGGATTGGGTTTTCATGTTTCAGTCCTATGGTGACTGGGGCGGCATTCCGGTCCTCACCGGCTGCCGCCATGCTTCGAAGATAGCCCGCCCGGGAGGCTGGGGCCACTCGGATTCCGGCGTTGCGGCCATGCCCACCGGGTCGGCAGCAAGCTGCCTCCTACTATGCTTGCCTTGTAGGAGGCAGCTTGCTGCCGACCCGGTGGTTCAGGAAAGGGCCGCCTCATAAGGTCTTCAGGTACTCGATGATCGCGCGCCGCTCCGGGTCGCTCAGCGCCCGCGTGAAGTCATGCCCGGTGTTGCGCTTGGCGAACTGGTGGCTGTTGAAGATCATCCGCTCGCGCACCGCCGCACGCCCCAGCGGCTGCGTCACCTGGTAGCCCAGGCTGTTGAGCGTGCCCGGCAGCGTGTTGATGAACTCCACCAGCGCCGTGAAAGCCGGCGGCGCGTTCTCCAGCTCGCAGGAGACATAGGGCAGGCCGCCCGCACCGCAGAGCAGCGCCTCGTGCTTCCAGCCCAGCCGCTGCTGATCGTAAGCGGCAAGCTCCGTGTCCAGGCCCTCCTCGCCCTCCGCCTGCGTCAGCTGGCGCCGCCACACCGCCGGCCGCTGCTCCGGATCGAGCAGGCTCCACACGTCCGGCACCGAGGCGTTGTGCAGATACGGCGCCGTCGCCCAGACACCGTGCAGCGGCGGCGTCAGATAGCCCACCGCGTCCTCCGGCATCGCGCCCTGCCAGGTGCAGGCACCTTTCACGCGCGTACCGGTGAACACCGTCAGGTCATCGAGCCGCTCCACCACCGCGTTCTTCTCGTCCGGCGACACATAGCCCTCCGAGCCCTCCGGGTAGGAGAACCAGGAGCTGCTCATCACCTCCAGCAGCGGCTTGGTGAATCCGTCCAGCCGCTGCCGGTCGCTGCGGATCTGCTCGATCGGCGCGATATAGCCCGCCATGCCCCGCAGGCGCGGGTCCTCGAGATAGGCCGGGTCATGCGCATAGCGCTCCGCGTACACGCCATGGCAACCCGCGCAGGAGCCGTTCGTGGGCGGACGCGGAATATCCTCGTTCACGCCCGAGCCCCACAGGTCCTTGGCATGGAACAGCACCGCGCCGGCCTTCGCCAGGTTCTCGTCCACCGGCCCCGGATACAGCGGCGATCGCAGCGAATCGATATAGGCCTGCGCATCCAGGCTCTGCGTCTCGATGCGGTCGCGCAGCACGCGGTTGAATTCCTTGTTCATGCCCAGCGGCGATTCCACCGGCCGCAGCGCCTCCAGGATCGCGCTGTTGAGACGCGAGGCATCGTAGGAGAAGCCGCCATCCCAGAACTTGCGCGGCCGATGGCTCGCGTTCCACCACGCCGGCATCTTGGTATCGCCGCCGCCGGAGGTGTTGCCCGGCAGCTGCAGCAGCACCGCGCTGTCCGGCCGCAGGCCCAGCGAGTCGAGATCAAGCAGGCCGATCAGCAGGCCCGACAAGCCCTCCGCATTCGTCACGCCGCGCGTGTCGTTCAAGCCGATCGGCAGCAGGGGCAGCAGCACATCCGACAGCAGCAGCTGGAGGTCACTGGTGTTCGCGCCGAGCCCCGAGACAAACTCCGAGCCCGCTGCGCGCAGCTCACCGCTATGGCAAGCATCGCAGGTGATGCCGATACTGCCGTTGTAGTGGCCCTCCGCATCCTTGATCTGCGTCAGCCCCGCCGGCAGCTCGCCGGAGCCGCCATCGTTGGTCACCGGGTCCTCGCCCGGCAGCGGGTAGGGATTGCGGAAACTCGCCTTCGGCAGGCCGTAGCGCCGCCGCGCCTGCTCATCGAAATCCGCCGGCCGCGCGCTCAAACCCCAGCGCTGCCACATCGCGTTGTACGAGCCCGCGCCGATCAGCCCGCGCCCATGGAAGCTCATCGCCAGCCCGCTGCGCATCAGCGTTTCGCCGGCCGCCACGCGGCTGCGATACTCGCCGCAGCTCTGCGGCTTGCGCCGCGGGTTGTCGCCCGGCCCGGTGCAGTCCTGCCAGTAGGCATTGAAAGCGACCGCGCGCCCCGCGTTCACGCCGGGCCGGATCAACTCGCGCGGGTCCTGCGGCAGCATCGCGCTGTCCGGCTGCCCCTCGCAGAACTCGTCCCTGTAGGAGCGCGCATGGTCGCTGCCCAGCAGCGCCCGCTCCTGCACCGGCGGCTCCACGACACCGCTGCCGGGCGCCGCGGGGCCCGCGTCATCGCTGCGCGAGCAGGCACCCAGCGCCAGGCACACCGACAGCCCCAAGATCTTCCAGGCTCGCGCCATTTTTCTCGTCTCCATGCACCGGGCGCCGGCTGCCTCCTCTTGTGCGGGAAGCTGGCCTGGGCAAAAGCCTACATTTGTAGGTTATGAGGCAAACCATACATTTGTAGGTTTTGGGCGTCAAGCCTTATGCTGCGCGCCATGAACGACCTCCAGGCCGGCCTCTCCGCCCCCCGCGCACCGCTGCAGCAGCGCGGCCAGGCGCGTTTCGAGCTGGTGCTGGAGGAGGCACGCAAGCTGTTGATCGAACAGGGAATGGCAGGCTTTTCGATCCCGGTGCTGGCGGAGCGGCTGGGCTTCACGCGGGCCAGCATCTACAACTTCTTCCCCACGCCCTACGCGGTGCTCAACGAGCTGGCGCGGCGCGAGCTGCAGGACATGGAGCAGCGCCTGGTGGCCCTGCCCGCCGCACATCCGCCGATGTCGTGGACCGAGCAGGTGCGGCTCACGGTGGACACCGCCGCGCGCTTCCACAACGAGCGCCCGGTGGCACGGCTGCTGATCCTGGGCGGCGCGCAGACCGACGAGAGCTACCGCGCGCAGGCGATGACCATCGACCACCTCGGCAGCCTGTCGCAGCGCCTGTTCGCCGACGCCGGCATCCTGCT includes these proteins:
- a CDS encoding TetR/AcrR family transcriptional regulator; the protein is MNDLQAGLSAPRAPLQQRGQARFELVLEEARKLLIEQGMAGFSIPVLAERLGFTRASIYNFFPTPYAVLNELARRELQDMEQRLVALPAAHPPMSWTEQVRLTVDTAARFHNERPVARLLILGGAQTDESYRAQAMTIDHLGSLSQRLFADAGILLPREPVDVMVLAVDLGTTCFRHSVLLHGHITDAYREEATRAMLRYLTPYVRQLLLARRRG
- the roxB gene encoding rubber dioxygenase RoxB — translated: MKTQSRQGGILLLALLLSACGDYSGRSDAVTGGGGGGASPRSMEQLFTGQVQPRLDFCRTCHIDGGVADVEDGQDFMLHPTDRSQDLANLRASWERLGRNNPTSRILLMSSGQETPHSGGAPWPVGSDAYRAMDVLLKCFEDASGCAALLGTIGGGVVSELPLLGSRRGGHYWFDYCAGKPDSTPVPQDPRELVTPGVSEGKAVHMNAWWQTCQADNHPGTCGELRARSDRGYPLVASDGEVGAGHFFGGNAPTAFYAFGADKYNQMWDRIWKLDARPGNYDELVAERWGMPLSPTSNPYPLPGEDPNATNGGSGQLPMGMTQLRNEDGSWTGKLNVTCNICHGGGVGDKSDGPGLGAMYGTNSLSDITVMFSDLARLAPQQSALALISQNKVRGTGNITNFQLFGTLTITDVPGLPGYLSIQTQPSTGTEDPPVWWNVGSRSGKFFDGGQVMDAKRIELSFHFPNTPFHFNMAEDKQWIIDHQQDSDAWIMSLKSPPWPESKLGTIDRKMAEQGAVIFHSKNLWAETLHNPVPEPEGGNGSCASCHGAYSPRYVHDKAYLDTPLLEGIAANIVPIETIATDRRRLDGNSQLVALAARSNWFAYNDGEKNENGVSLCADWNDTALRGDRKLGYLAPPLYGVWATAPYFHNGAVPNLWQVLQPTARPAIWRRNSKTAPAGMEGKVVMGFDSALATGYDKADVGWKYETLSCGIGSMPFYDCSDDPDGATIQDALALVWANGGLAWNLINAPILSDRQVEDRKVYNSFYYSQDKGGHEFTRVLTDQERRALIEYMKTL